The proteins below come from a single Aegilops tauschii subsp. strangulata cultivar AL8/78 chromosome 6, Aet v6.0, whole genome shotgun sequence genomic window:
- the LOC109778909 gene encoding photosystem I chlorophyll a/b-binding protein 5, chloroplastic: protein MALAANAHGRVCTLSSRPPTPFGSRSMVTMPGHHVQARFAVRATAERATWLPGLDPPTYLDGTLPGDYGFDPLGLGEQPEDLKWYVQAELVHCRFAMAGVAGILGTDLIRVSGLGNLPVWFEAGATKFDFANTTALFFVQLLLMGFVETKRYMDFVNPGSQAKEGTFLGIEASLEGLQPGYPGGPLFNPMGLAKDIENANEVKLKEIKNGRLAMVAMLGFIVQASVTHAGPIENLLTHLSDPFNKNIIHALTLS, encoded by the exons atggcgctAGCGGCTAACGCCCATGGAAGAGTCTGCACCCTCTCCTCCAGGCCGCCAACACCTTTCGGCAGCAGGAGCATGGTCACCATGCCTGGACACCACGTCCAAGCTCGGTTCGCGGTCCGGGCGACCGCGGAGCGCGCGACATGGCTGCCGGGGCTGGACCCGCCGACGTACCTCGACGGCAC GCTGCCTGGTGACTACGGGTTTGATCCCCTGGGGCTCGGGGAGCAGCCTGAGGACTTGAAGTGGTACGTCCAGGCGGAGCTCGTGCACTGCCGGTTCGCCATGGCAGGGGTTGCCGGCATCCTTGGAACCGAT TTGATCCGTGTATCAGGACTCGGCAACCTACCCGTGTGGTTTGAAGCAGGTGCCACGAAATTTGACTTTGCCAACACCACAGCACTCTTCTTTGTCCAGCTTCTCTTGATGGG ATTTGTCGAAACCAAGAGGTACATGGACTTCGTTAATCCAGGATCACAAGCAAAGGAAGGGACATTCCTTGGGATAGAAGCTTCACTCGAAGGTTTACAGCCAGG ATACCCTGGGGGGCCACTATTTAACCCAATGGGACTCGCCAAAGATATAGAGAATGCGAATGAAGTGAAGCTGAAAGAAATAAAGAATG GGAGGTTGGCAATGGTTGCTATGCTTGGATTTATTGTGCAAGCGTCTGTGACTCATGCTGGGCCCATCGAGAATCTTTTGACACATCTTTCAGACCCGTTCAACAAAAATATCATTCATgcactaaccttgtcttga
- the LOC109778901 gene encoding galactoside 2-alpha-L-fucosyltransferase gives MDIKERIRRSPREEEAPVAAPPRGRKGGAAMLLLRWSLPAAALVVCAVLLLMLAGGSAARRGRLLDADPSVGVVARDDPRLVRPRDEDGTSGSPEVVKDKLLGGLLVPGFDEQSCLSRYQSVLYRRISPRFPSTYLLERLREQEALQKKCGPHTELYRKAIAQLKSGQDIKVMDCNYLVWTAYSGLGNRILTIASAFLYAILTNRVLLVDGDKGTADLFCEPFPETSWLLPSDFPIKQFKNFSVVSPESYGNKLKSKVVHHSRPAFVYLHLAHDYSDYDKLFFCEDNQHYLQTIPWLILKSDNYFVPSLFLIPAYQEQLMRLFPQRDAVFHHLGRYLFHPTNAVWGMITRYYDSYLARADEKLGIQIRVFDTETGPFQHVLDQVLACTFKEHLLPEVNTQEPIVSPSKARSKVVLVTSLNSGYYEEFRNMYWEHPTANGETISFHQPSHEEHQDSDKKMHNRKAWAEIYLLSLSDVMVTSAWSTFGYVAQGLSGLKPWLLFKPENRTAPDPPCRQVLSMEPCFHAPPFYDCKAKRGTDTGKLVPHVTHCEDMSWGLKLVDQS, from the exons ATGGACATCAAGGAGCGGATCCGCCGCTCgccgcgggaggaggaggcgcccgtGGCGGCGCCTCCGCGCGGGAGGAAGGGCGGGGCGGCGATGCTGCTGCTGCGGTGGTCCCTGCCGGCCGCGGCGCTCGTGGTCTGCGCCGTCCTCCTCCTCATGCTCGCCGGGGGCTCCGCCGCGCGGAGGGGCCGGCTCCTCGACGCGGATCCCTCCGTGGGCGTCGTTGCCCGCGATGACCCGCGCCTCGTCCGTCCGCGAGATG AAGATGGcacctcaggatctccggaagTTGTCAAGGACAAATTACTTGGAGGCTTGCTAGTTCCTGGTTTTGATGAACAATCATGCCTAAGTAGATACCAATCAGTACTGTATCGTCGAATATCGCCCCGCTTTCCGTCTACCTACCTCTTGGAAAGATTAAGGGAACAAGAGGCCCTCCAGAAAAAGTGTGGCCCGCATACTGAATTATACAGGAAAGCTATTGCGCAGCTTAAGTCTGGTCAGGATATTAAGGTTATGGACTGCAACTATCTGGTCTGGACAGCTTACAGTGGTCTGGGGAACAGGATCTTGACAATTGCCTCGGCATTTCTGTATGCCATCCTTACAAACAGAGTCTTACTTGTCGACGGAGACAAAGGCACCGCAGATCTCTTCTGCGAACCATTTCCGGAAACTTCATGGTTGCTACCGTCAGATTTCCCCATTAAGCAGTTCAAGAACTTCAGTGTTGTCTCTCCCGAGAGTTACGGAAACAAGCTGAAGAGTAAAGTTGTTCATCATTCTAGGCCTGCTTTTGTCTATCTTCATTTGGCTCATGACTATAGTGACTATGATAAGCTTTTCTTCTGTGAAGATAATCAGCATTATCTCCAAACGATCCCATGGCTGATCCTCAAATCAGACAATTACTTTGTACCTTCACTTTTCCTGATCCCGGCATACCAAGAGCAACTCATGAGGCTTTTCCCCCAGAGAGATGCTGTTTTCCATCACTTGGGACGTTACTTGTTTCACCCTACCAATGCGGTCTGGGGCATGATTACAAGATACTATGATTCTTATCTTGCCAGAGCTGATGAGAAGTTGGGTATCCAGATCAGAGTCTTCGACACCGAAACTGGCCCGTTTCAGCATGTCCTGGATCAGGTCCTTGCATGTACATTCAAGGAACACTTGTTGCCAGAGGTTAACACTCAGGAGCCAATTGTCTCACCAAGCAAGGCCAGGTCGAAAGTTGTTCTAGTTACTTCTTTAAACTCAGGATACTACGAAGAATTCAGAAACATGTACTGGGAACATCCTACGGCAAATGGCGAGACAATTAGCTTCCATCAGCCAAGCCACGAGGAACATCAAGACTCAGACAAGAAAATGCACAACAGGAAAGCCTGGGCAGAGATATATCTGTTAAGCTTATCTGATGTCATGGTGACCAGTGCATGGTCAACTTTTGGGTATGTTGCCCAGGGGCTCAGTGGTTTGAAGCCATGGCTTCTGTTCAAGCCCGAAAACCGCACTGCCCCTGATCCGCCTTGCCGCCAAGTTTTGTCCATGGAACCATGCTTTCATGCTCCACCTTTCTATGATTGCAAGGCTAAGAGAGGAACTGATACGGGAAAACTTGTCCCGCATGTAACACATTGTGAAGATATGAGCTGGGGGCTTAAGCTAGTCGATCAGAGTTAG